A genome region from Phocoena sinus isolate mPhoSin1 chromosome 16, mPhoSin1.pri, whole genome shotgun sequence includes the following:
- the LOC116741890 gene encoding BTB/POZ domain-containing adapter for CUL3-mediated RhoA degradation protein 3-like: protein MEEISGESVVSSAVPVAATHTTSFKGTSPRSKYMKLNVGGALYYTTMQTLTKQDTRLKAVFSRCIEMLTDSEGWILIDQCGKLYGTILNYLCDGAVPLPESHREIEELQEETKYYLVQGLVEEFQAALQNKDTYEPFCRVPVITSSKEEQKLIVTSNKPAVKLPYNRSNNKYSYTSNSDDNMLKNIELFDKLSLCFDGRVLFIKDVIGDEICCWSFYSQGHRIAEVCCTSIVYTTEKKQTKVEFPEARIYEETLNILLYEAQDDRGPDSALLEATGGVAGCSHHLDEDDERADLHCPDLLKGQACCPFS, encoded by the coding sequence ATGGAAGAGATATCAGGAGAAAGTGTGGTGAGCTCAGCAGTACCAGTGGCTGCGACCCACACCACTTCGTTCAAGGGCACGAGCCCCAGATCCAAGTACATGAAGCTGAACGTGGGCGGAGCCCTGTACTACACCACCATGCAGACGCTGACCAAGCAGGACACTAGGCTGAAGGCCGTGTTCAGCAGGTGCATAGAGATGCTCACGGACAGTGAAGGCTGGATCCTCATTGACCAGTGTGGGAAGCTCTATGGTACGATACTCAATTACCTTTGTGACGGGGCGGTCCCCTTGCCCGAGAGCCACCGGGAGATTGAGGAGCTGCAGGAAGAAACCAAGTACTACCTCGTCCAGGGCCTGGTGGAAGAGTTCCAGGCAGCCCTGCAAAACAAAGATACTTATGAGCCTTTCTGCAGAGTTCCTGTTATCACCTCATCCAAGGAAGAACAGAAACTTATAGTGACTTCAAATAAGCCAGCCGTGAAGTTGCCCTACAACAGAAGTAACAACAAATACTCGTATACCAGCAATTCTGACGACAATATGTTGAAGAACATCGAACTGTTTGATAAACTGTCTCTGTGCTTTGATGGAAGGGTCCTGTTCATAAAGGATGTCATTGGGGATGAAATCTGCTGCTGGTCCTTCTACAGCCAGGGCCACAGGATCGCTGAAGTCTGCTGTACCTCTATCGTCTACACCACGGAGAAGAAACAGACCAAGGTGGAGTTCCCTGAAGCCCGGATCTATGAGGAGACCCTGAATATTTTGCTGTATGAGGCCCAGGATGACCGGGGACCTGACAGCGCGCTTCTGGAGGCCACAGGTGGGGTGGCCGGTTGCTCCCACCACCTGGACGAGGATGACGAGCGGGCGGATCTACATTGCCCAGATCTGTTGAAGGGGCAGGCCTGTTGTCCCTTCAGCTGA